The proteins below are encoded in one region of Carettochelys insculpta isolate YL-2023 chromosome 32, ASM3395843v1, whole genome shotgun sequence:
- the LOC142004818 gene encoding olfactory receptor 6F1-like — MAITAATEVRNQTKVQEFILWGFLGTWYFQMSLAVFFSVTYVLTIIGNMSIIALVRTHPQLHTPMYFFLCNLSFLDIWFTTSCLPKAIGVILGTSQTISFTACLLQLFFLMSLGGTECFLLSAMAYDRYLAICHPLRYSIFMNNTITAQLALASWLAGFLFTSVVAALISRLSFCNANNINHFFCHMESWIVLSCTDTHVVELTTFTLSVLIIILSCTITVVSYICIICTILRLSSVQAWRKVFSTCSAHLIVVTLWFSSSIILFVKPSTTNMPDLNKTVTIFCTIITPLLNPFIYTPRNKEVKAALGKTIRGTFSGFRKALY; from the coding sequence ATGGCTATCACGGCTGCGACAGAAGTGAGAAACCAAACCAAAGTGCAGGAGTTTATTTTATGGGGCTTTCTCGGAACTTGGTATTTTCAGATGTCCCTGGCTGTGTTTTTTTCTGTGACATATGTCCTAACAATCATAGGAAACATGTCCATCATTGCCTTGGTGAGGACCCACcctcagctccacacccccatgtacttcttcctctgTAACCTCTCCTTCCTGGATATATGGTTCACCACATCCTGTCTCCCCAAGGCCATTGGGGTTATACTGGGTACAAGCCAAACCATCTCTTTCACTGCCTGCCTCCTGCAATTGTTTTTTCTCATGTCCTTGGGTGGCACAGAATGCTTCCTCCTGTCTGcaatggcctatgaccgctatcTGGCCATATGCCACCCATTGCGTTACAGCATCTTCATGAACAACACCATCACTGCTCAGCTGGCCCTTGCTTCTTGGCTGGCCGGGTTCCTGTTTACTTCTGTAGTGGCAGCTCTAATCTCCAGGTTGTCTTTCTGTAATGCTAACAACATCAATCATTTCTTTTGCCACATGGAGTCCTGGATTGTGCTTTCCTGCACGGACACACATGTTGTCGAGCTGACAACGTTTACTTTGTCAGTACTTATTATCATCCTCTCATGCACAATAACCGTGGTCTCCTACATTTGCATTATCTGCACCATCTTGAGACTCTCATCAGTCCAAGCCTGGAGAAAGGTCTTTTCTACTTGCTCAGCCCACCTCATTGTGGTGACCCTCTGGTTCAGCTCCAGCATAATTCTTTTTGTTAAACCTTCAACAACAAACATGCCGGACTTGAACAAAACTGTCACCATCTTTTGCACTATCATAACTCCGCTATTAAACCCTTTCATTTACACTCCAAGAAACAAGGAGGTGAAGGCAGCCTTAGGGAAAACAATCAGGGGAACCTTCAGTGGTTTTAGAAAAGCTTTGTATTAG
- the LOC142004819 gene encoding olfactory receptor 6F1-like → MDLTAGTKIRNQTSEREFILLGFPGTWYFQMSLAVLFSMTYILTIIGNMSIIALVMMHPQLHTPMYFFLCNLSFLEIWLTTSCLPKAIGVMLSTSQTISFTACLLQLFFLLSLGTTECFLLATMAYDRYLAICHPLRYSSLMNNTITAQLCLASWLGGFLAISPLAGQISRLSFCGTKVINHFLCHMESWIVLSCADIHVIELTMLILSSLVVIVSCTITVVSYIYIIITISRIPSAQPWRKAFSTCSSHLIVVILWFGSCIVLFVKPLAQDSMDLNKTISIFNTIITPLLNPFIYTLRNKEVKEALRKTVRGTLSGFRIVSNE, encoded by the coding sequence ATGGACCTCACGGCTGGGACAAAAATAAGAAACCAAACCAGTGAGCGAGAGTTCATTCTACTGGGCTTTCCAGGCACTTGGTATTTCCAGATGTCTCTTGCCGTGCTGTTTTCCATGACATACATCCTAACGATCATAGGGAACATGTCCATCATTGCCTTGGTGATGATGCACcctcagctccacacccccatgtacttcttcctctgcaatctctccttcctggagatctggctCACCACTTCATGTCTCCCCAAGGCCATTGGCGTCATGTTAAGTACAAGCCAAACCATCTCTTTCACTGCCTGCCTCCTGCAattgtttttcctcctctccttgGGTACCACAGAATGTTTCCTCCTGGCCACAATGGCTTATGACCGCTATCTGGCCATATGCCACCCATTGCGCTACAGCTCCCTCATGAACAACACCATCACTGCTCAGCTGTGCCTTGCATCTTGGCTGGGTGGGTTCCTGGCTATCTCTCCTTTGGCAGGTCAAATCTCCAGGTTGTCTTTCTGTGGTACTAAAGTCATCAATCATTTCCTTTGTCACATGGAGTCCTGGATCGTGCTTTCCTGCGCGGACATACATGTCATTGAACTGACAATGCTCATTCTCTCATCCCTTGTTGTCATTGTCTCATGCACGATAACTGTGGTCTCCTACATTTACATTATCATCACCATCTCAAGAATCCCATCAGCCCAACCCTGGCGAAAGGCCTTTTCCACTTGCTCATCCCACCTCATCGTTGTGATCCTCTGGTTCGGCTCCTGCATTGTTCTTTTTGTCAAGCCTTTGGCACAGGATTCAATGGATTTGAACAAAACTATCAGCATCTTTAACACAATCATAACTCCCCTATTAAATCCTTTCATTTACACTCTAAGAAACAAGGAGGTGAAGGAAGCCTTAAGAAAAACAGTCAGGGGAACCTTAAGTGGCTTTAGGATTGTTTCAAATGAGTAG